Proteins encoded in a region of the Raphanus sativus cultivar WK10039 chromosome 8, ASM80110v3, whole genome shotgun sequence genome:
- the LOC108818869 gene encoding protein DETOXIFICATION 21 gives MSRGAENLTVALLNKPGENGREDDELGIKEKVWNESKKLWVVAAPAIFTRFSTFGVSMISQAFIGHLGPIELAAYSITFTVLLRFSNGILLGMASALETLCGQAYGAKQNHMLGIYLQRSWIVLTACTICLMPVYIFSGPILLALGQEERIVRVARIIALWVIGINFSFVPSFTCQMFLQAQSKNKIIAYVAAVSLAVHVFLSWLLMVHFDFGITGAMTSTLVAFWLPNIAQLLFVTCGGCKDTWRGFSMLAFKDLWPVFKLSMSSGGMLCLELWYNSILVLLTGNLKNAEVALDALAICININGLEMMIALGFLAAASVRVSNELGRGNSKGAKFATLNAVFTSLSIGIVLFFVFLFLRGRVSYIFTTSEAVAAEVADLSPLLAFSILMNSVQPVLSGVAVGAGWQGYVTYVNLGCYYLIGIPSGVILGYVVGLQVKGVWIGMLFGVFVQTCVLTVMTLRTDWDQQVSTSLSRLNRWVVPDESVNKTSSEE, from the exons ATGTCTCGAGGAGCAGAAAATCTCACAGTGGCCCTGTTGAATAAGCCTGGGGAGAACGGCAGAGAAGACGATGAGTTGGGGATAAAGGAGAAGGTTTGGAATGAATCAAAGAAGTTATGGGTTGTGGCGGCGCCGGCAATCTTCACAAGGTTCTCTACGTTCGGAGTTTCTATGATAAGTCAAGCTTTCATCGGCCATCTTGGTCCTATCGAGTTAGCCGCTTACTCAATCACTTTCACCGTTCTCCTCCGTTTCAGTAATGGtattttg TTAGGCATGGCCAGTGCACTAGAAACACTATGTGGTCAAGCTTACGGAGCAAAACAAAACCATATGCTCGGAATCTATCTCCAAAGATCTTGGATCGTTCTCACAGCTTGTACCATTTGCCTCATGCCCGTTTACATCTTCTCGGGCCCTATTCTCTTAGCCTTAGGACAAGAGGAACGGATCGTCCGTGTGGCTAGAATCATAGCTCTATGGGTCATTGGCATCAACTTCTCCTTCGTACCATCATTCACTTGCCAAATGTTTCTCCAAGCTCAGAGCAAGAACAAGATCATTGCCTACGTGGCTGCAGTCTCCTTAGCCGTCCACGTGTTTTTGTCATGGCTCCTAATGGTTCATTTCGATTTTGGAATCACTGGTGCTATGACCTCGACGCTAGTTGCGTTCTGGTTGCCCAACATTGCGCAGCTCTTGTTTGTCACTTGCGGTGGGTGTAAGGATACGTGGAGAGGATTCTCTATGTTGGCTTTCAAAGATTTATGGCCCGTCTTCAAACTATCCATGTCTTCTGGTGGAATGCTTTG CTTGGAGTTATGGTATAATTCGATCTTGGTACTGCTCACTGGAAATTTGAAAAACGCAGAGGTGGCTCTAGATGCACTTGCAATCTG CATCAACATAAATGGACTGGAGATGATGATAGCACTAGGGTTTTTGGCAGCAGCAAG TGTAAGAGTGTCGAACGAGCTCGGTAGGGGAAACTCGAAAGGAGCTAAGTTTGCAACACTCAACGCGGTTTTTACGTCACTATCAATAGGAATTGTTCTATTCTTCGTCTTCTTGTTCTTAAGAGGAAGAGTTTCCTACATTTTCACTACAAGTGAAGCTGTCGCAGCAGAAGTTGCTGATCTTTCTCCACTTTTAGCATTTTCCATCCTCATGAACAGTGTTCAACCTGTTCTCTCAG GTGTTGCTGTTGGAGCAGGATGGCAAGGATATGTTACGTACGTCAACCTTGGTTGTTATTACCTTATTGGAATTCCTTCTGGTGTTATCCTTGGCTACGTCGTCGGTTTGCAAGTCAAA GGTGTCTGGATCGGAATGCTCTTCGGAGTATTCGTACAAACTTGCGTGCTTACTGTCATGACTCTGAGAACAGATTGGGATCAACAG
- the LOC130499013 gene encoding uncharacterized protein LOC130499013, with amino-acid sequence MGSKRIRKEMGGAEKERRKKRQEALIKSQENSMLRYVTRTETPKLDEVLEDETIEDAEDVNNINIDEDEENVDVTQNMNDNESDGGGGSENKTETGNKDEEEKKDGVKEYQISGDVDDPGNWKIIGNRMRDFLVEKGPTMRRIRPLTNIFKKRLTKRNNTGNFQFVFGMIIWYELLFVVNKVSKILQLEDMDIDIAIAQLKGLVSFFKDYRETGFQAAKREAERIASEMEIDPVFSKKANRPTKRKQFHDEEPDNVGEDVVLTPEEDFRINYFIKIVDQGLVSLERRFDQLQGYEKTFGFLFDLKKLKLAEDDKLMVSCANLEVFRKHGNYSDIDGDDLFLELKLLRAGLPEGITKAAGILEFLKKRESLYPNTWTAYRIMMTAPVSVASAERSFSKLKLIKSYLRSSMSQERLNGLSMLSIERDMAEKLDYTNLMNEFAGRNARRIIFQK; translated from the exons ATGGGTTCtaaaagaattagaaaagagatgGGAGGTgctgaaaaagaaagaagaaagaaaagacaaGAAGCATTAATAAAATCTCAAGAAAATTCAATGTTAAGGTACGTTACAAGAACTGAAACTCCTAAACTTGATGAGGTTTTAGAAGATGAGACTATAGAAGATGCAGAGgatgttaataatataaacattgATGAGGATGAAGAGAATGTGGATGTGACTCAGAACATGAATGATAATGAGAGTGACGGTGGTGGTGGCAgtgaaaacaaaacagagactGGAAATAAGgacgaagaagagaaaaaagatGGTGTTAAAGAATATCAGATAAGTGGAGATGTCGATGATCCTGGAAACTGGAAAATAATTGGTAATAGAATGAGAGATTTTCTTGTTGAGAAAGGTCCAACAATGCG ACGAATCAGACCATTGACAAACATATTCAAGAAGAGGTTAACAAAGAGAAACAATACTGGGAACTTTCAGTTTGTGTTTGGAATGATTATTTGGTATGAGCTTTTGTTTGTTGTTAACAAAGTGAGCAAGATCCTGCAGTTAGAAGATATGGATATTGATATTGCTATTGCTCAATTGAAAGgacttgtttctttttttaaggaTTATAGAGAAACTGGCTTTCAAGCAGCTAAGAGGGAAGCTGAAAGGATTGCTAGTGAAATGGAAATTGATCCTGTGTTCTCTAAAAAAGCAAACCGTCCTACTAAAAGAAAACAGTTTCATGATGAAGAGCCAGATAATGTTGGAGAAGATGTGGTGCTAACACCTGAAGAAGATTTTAGGATCAACTACTTCATCAAAATTGTGGATCAAGGTTTGGTTTCTCTTGAGAGAAGGTTTGATCAACTTCAAGGTTATGAGAAGACTTTTGGATTCTTATTCGACTTAAAAAAACTGAAGCTAGCTGAAGATGACAAGCTGATGGTTTCTTGTGCTAATCTTGAAGTTTTTCGGAAGCATGGTAATTATTCTGATATTGATGGTGATGATTTGTTTTTGGAGCTGAAGCTTTTGAGGGCGGGTTTACCTGAAGGTATTACAAAAGCTGCTGGAATATTGGAGTTTTTGAAAAAGAGGGAAAGTTTGTATCCAAATACATGGACAGCATATCGTATAATGATGACAGCTCCTGTTTCTGTTGCCTCAGCAGAAAGAAGTTTTTCAAAGTTGAAGCTCATAAAATCGTATCTACGGTCGAGTATGTCACAAGAGAGGCTTAATGGGTTGTCAATGTTGTCGATTGAGAGGGATATGGCTGAAAAGCTTGATTATACAAACTTGATGAATGAGTTTGCGGGAAGAAATGCAAGAAGAATCATATTTCAGAAGTAA